Within the Thermodesulfobacteriota bacterium genome, the region AATTGAGCCGACGAACTCACCTTCTGACAGGGTAATATGGGTGCCGATTGACCAGTTCTATCAAATTTCCGGCCATGTTCTAAGGGGAGCCGGAGAAGTATACGAACCACAGCCGGGCCAGGAGATACCTGATAAACACAAGGAAGTAAGTGCGGTGATGCTAAAGTTAAAGACGCCTCAGGCAGGTTTTCTTCTTGACAGAACCATTAATAAACAAGGAAATGTCGCTACTCTAGCCTGGCCTATCGGAAGGGTTATGGCAGAACTATTTGGAAAACTAGGATGGATCAATAAGATCCTAACTTTAGTTGCCTATTTAGTGATTTTGGTTGCTGCGGGATCTATACTTTCTAGCATCTATAACACAATGAATGAACGCAAGCGCGAGTTCGCAATTCTAAGAGCTCTTGGAGCTAAAAAGAATACAATATTTACTGCTATAATATTAGAATCATCCACTATAGCTACAATCGGCGCCTTGTTCGGCTTTATAGTCTACGCATTAATTTTAGGTAGTGCAGCAATAATCATAAGACAGCAAACAGGTGTTGTGCTTGATGTCTTTAAGTTAGATTGGATCTTACTACTAACGCCTATATTTATGATTATAATTGGAGCAATAGCTGGAATAATTCCTGCAATAAAGGCTTATTCAACCGATGTTGCAACTAATCTGGTGCCTGCAAGTTAATATAAAGAGAATTCAATACATTTATATGTATTAAGGAGATAAGCTATGAAATCAATCTATGCAATAACTGTAATTGCGATTTTAACAATCTTTGGTTTAGCTTCCGTTGCTGATGAGGAGCATCATCATCACAAGCACCATGCCCCTCACGACGGTACATTGGTAGTACTAGGTGAGGAATTTGCTCATCTGGAATTTGTTCTAGATAAAGAAACTGGGAACATTACGATATATGTATTGGATGGTGAGGCGGAGAATCCAATACGTATAGAGCAGCAAAGCATTGAACTAAAAATAGTTACAAAAGAAGATAACAGTAAGACTCAGATCTCTATATTAGAATTTAATCCGGTATCCAACGTACTCACGGGTGAGAAAAAAGGCGATTCTTCTGAATTTTCAGCTCAATCAGATCAACTTAAAAATCAGAACAGTTTTGATGCAGTTATCTCTGAGATTACAGTGAGTGGAGTTGAGTTCAAACAGGTGGAGTTCGGTTTTCCGGAAGGTAATGAATAAATCAATATTATAATTTAAACTATTTAGGAAATGACTGGTAAAAAAAATATACAATGGAGTAGAGTTATGGTCAGAGTTCTAATGATTTTTTGTCTGATATTCCTTGTTGCATTAGGTGTCCACTACAGACCAACTCAAAATTTTGATTACTCATCGCCTGCTAATGCTGTCCAGACAGTAAACGGGCTAACTAAAGTCAATTTCGATTTTTTGGGTGGATACAGATATGAGGGAGAAAAAGATATACCTCCAACAGTAAAAGAGCTCGATGGAAAAAGGGTTGAAATTAAGGGATTTATGCTCCCGATAGACTTTGATGGTGCGGTTGTGACTAGTTTTATGCTAATGAGTACTCAGGCCGGCTGCTGCTTTGGTGTTATACCCAGGGATAATGAGTTTGTTTATGCTGAGTTCCCCAAGGGTAAATCTACAAAATTTCTAATTGATGTTCCTCTAAATGTAACTGGGGTGCTTCACATCGGGCGAGACACTCTAGTTGGGGGCGTATATTCGATGACTGTTGAGAGCGTAAGAAAGGATTAGTCATCATCATGATACGGTCTTGCACATGAAATTTTTTTGTATATGAATTTAATTCTCTAGGCAAGTGTTACATATACCTGAGAAATAAAAAATGTGGTCTGTAATCTTGTAATCAAATTTATCCTCTACATTATCTTGTATTTTTTCTGCAAAGCAATCATCAAATGTTTTTATTTCAGTGCATTCTTTGCAATATATGAAATGAGAGTGTTCCATTTTAGCACTATAAAAATAATTTCCTTCCGAAGAAAATGAAATAGTCTTCACATATTTATTTTTGCATAAATAATCAAGGGCCCTGTATACGGTTGAGAGGTTGGGTTTTGATTGAAGCATCTGATATATCTCTTTGGCTGTTAGCGGCTGTTCTGATTGCTCAATGTATTTGAGTATTTCCTTTCTTAAGTTAGTAAAACCTCTTTTCATCACATGACCTCATAATATTTTGTCTATGTCTGTAAGACTTCAACTTAGGACCAAATAACAAGTCTATTAATACAAATCTTACTAAAACTTACATTGGTTTTCGGCCTTTTATCTAATACCATTTTAGCATAATGCGAATTCTTTGCGCAAATCATTTGCATATCTGTTTTGACATGATATCATTTCTGAAACCAACATGCAAATGGTTTGCAATATCAGTTGGTGGAAGAATATAAAATGAAAAAAAATTCATACGATGTAGTAATTATTGGTGCAGGAGCCGCGGGTATTGGAGTCGGCGCTTTGCTTCAATTGCTTGAGATAAATAATTTCGTAGTGCTGGAGCGCCAAGAGATAGGGGCCTCATTTGGCATGTGGCCTCAAGAGATGAAATTTATATCCCCATCATTTCCAGGTCATGGATTTGGAGCGCTGGATTTAAATGCAATCGTTCCTAATACATCACCAGGACATGTTTTAAAATCAGAGCATCCGAGTGGAAAAGAATATCAAATATATTTACGCAGTGTCGCTAAGCATTTTGAACTGCCTGTAGAAACGGGTATTGATGTGCTAAGTCTTCAAAGACATTCTTCAAAACGTAAAGGGTTTACTCTAGAGACAAACCAAGGGACTATATCGAGCCGTACAGTAATATGGGCGGCAGGAGAGTTTCAGTACCCAAACCTAAATTCAATTCCTGGGGCCGAGCACTGTATTCATAATTCAACTGTGAAATCATGGAAGGAGTATAAGGGAAAGGATTACATAGTTATAGGAGGTTTTGAAAGCGGAATAGACGCTGCTGTAAACCTTGCTCTTAATGGAAATAAAGTAAGGGTTTTTGACAAAGAGGAAGCATGGAATTCAGAAAGCAGCGATCCTAGCTGCAGCATATCAACTTATACATACGAGCGTTTAAGATGGGTTATGGATAAAGGATTAATTACACTTCATGGCAATTCCACAATCAAAAAGATCGAAAAGTCTGGTGATGGTTTCATCATCACCAACGGCAAAGAGAAAATACGTACGAAAAACCCCCCAGTGCTAGCGACTGGATTTAAAACAAGCTTAAGCTTGATACGCGACCAATTTGAATGGGAGGAGAAAGAAAATTACCCACTTCTTACCGAAAGTGATGAATCTACAATTACTCCTGGCCTATTTCTTGTAGGTCCCAATGTAAGACACGACGACTTAATATTTTGTTTCATTTACAAATTCAGACAGCGTTTTGGTGTTGTAGCCCAAGAAATTGCAAAACGTATCGGTCATAAGGATATAGATACTTCTGTCTTTGATTTTTACAGGGATAAGGGGATGTTACTCGATGATTTGTCTTGTTGTGGAGACGAGTGTGCTTGCTGATGAATGAAGAGGAAATCTCATACTCATGATAAATCAAAAAACTTACAAACAATTGATCCGCGGCCTGGAGCAGCAGCTTTGGTTCTTTGGCCAGGACACAGCAGTTCGTGAAGACAATCTGTTTGAACAATATGGATTTTCCCGCTACCGCACCCCGGGGCACGGTGGAAGCAGTCGCTATAAAATAACTTGGTGTGATAGAACCGTGGATCTTCACAGTTTTTGTGTCGGTATCTATGGAGATAATCATGATGGGTTTCTTTTTGTACGCGCACATGACCAAGCCTACTGTTACCTTGGCGAAAAGCCTCCCCTGCCGGGCCGTTATCGAAGTTCTTTTCTAATGCTTCCTAAGGATAAAGAGAGTAAAGGGCGTTTTTATGAAGCTTCTTGCGAATTTCTGGAGTGGATTGAAGATTATGAAAGCTGGATTGATGCGACTTATGGAAAGGGCTATCGTCTGGATTGTTATGCACGATATCACCGCAAATGGCTGGCGCCGGATCAGGCACGTAAGTGGTTTCGAGAGTACAGAGAATCGCAGAGCAAGATAAAAGTATCTAAGACAGCATAAACTTTAAATATGACAACTATGGCTTCAGTAGTATTAACAGGACTTGAATCGTCAGGTAAATCATCGATCTTTCGAGGGCTTACGCGAGGAATGAGAGGGGAAGAATCCAACTTCCGGGGCTCAACTGTAATGGTTCGTCAATGTTACTTGCCTGAATGCGAGTGTAATCTTTTGGATACGCCAGGCATACGTATACAAAGCGACAGCCAGACAACTCGCCTTGCATTTGAGCAGGTAGATTCATCAGATACGGTTCTTATAGTTGCTCGTGGTACACATATTCAAAGTGAATTAGAAACTATTTTTCATGAACTCAAAGAAAATCTCGTAAACAAACAAGTGGCAATTGCGATTACTTTTGAGGACAAAGCACCTTTAGGTATTTATAAAGCTGCAGAGCATTATGAGGAAACTCTCGGCATTCCTGTTGTGGTGTTGAATGCACGCAGTCTTAGTGAAAATAATCGTGTTCGGCTGATTGATCTTATTCAACAGGCTAAGAAATTCGACAATATCCTACCTATCATAACTGCGCCTGAGGGCATTATTACAATCACGCCGCAAACTACATGGTTTGAAAACCGTACGCTTGGTTCTTTTCTAGCTCTTTTAACCTTGCTAGCCTTTTTTGCACTACCGGTGATGGCTGCTTATTATCTCGCTTCATGGCTCCAGCCTATTGTTGATGAGGCATTAATTACGCCACTTAAAACTTCACTACAAGGACTACCTATTTTGATCCAGACAATTCTAATTGGAGATTATGGCGTTCTGACACTGGGTTGGTATTCATTTCTTTGGGCTTTTCCAGTGGTTGCTTTCATTGGGTTAAGTGTAGGGCTTTTGGATGAGACAGGATTAAAAGACAGGATAACTGCTGCTCTTGATCCTTGGCTCAGAAGAATTGGATTGAGTGGAAGGGATTTGGTCCCCGTTCTTACAGGGTTTGGATGTAATGTTGTGGCTGTCTTTCAAAGCCGTTCTTGCAGTTCATGTACGCGTAATAATTGTATTTCCATGATTGCTTTTGGTTCAGCATGTAGCTATCAAATCGGAGCCTCGCTTTCACTATTTGGTTCGTCAGGAAACCCGTGGCTTTTCATGCCTTATCTTGCTGTGCTTTTTATAGTTAGCGCTGTTCATACGAGAATCTGGTATGGCGCACTCCCAGAGGATTTCTCTTCTTCATTAAATGAAAGGGCATTTCTTCAAAAACCATCATGGAAGGGGTTATTTTGGAAACTCCGGGCAGTGATCGAACAATTTCTTTTTCAGGCGATGCCTATATTTCTTGTCATTTGTGCAGTCGCCGCCATGCTGCAGTATTGGGGCGTGCTAGATCTCTTATCTCAATTGGTATCACCGGTGACAAAAATATTTATGCTGCCGCCGGACACTACGCCTGCCATTATTTTTTCAATCCTGCGCAAAGATGGTTTGTTAGTATTAAATCAGGGAGATGGTCTTCTCCTTCATTCACTCTCTGTTGGGCAGGTCTTTGTTCTGGTATATCTTGCATCGACTTTGACTGCATGTCTTGTGACTTTGGGGACTGTGTATAAGGAAACCGGAGCTGCAAATGCCATTCGTCTGTCTTCGCGGCAAGCTATTACTTCAATTGTATCTGCTTTATTAATTGTAATTATTCTCCGTGTCTTTTAATAAATTGTTGGAGGAATTTTATGTCTGTCTTAAATGATAAATTATTTGGCTTGAGAACGGATGTGGAAGAAGTCGAAGAAGGAAGTGCTCTCGCTCCTAAGTTTGATGAGAACGGATTGATTCCGGTTGTGACCACAGATTTTAATACGGGTGAACTCCTGATGCATGCTTATATGAATAAAGAGGCTTTGATTGAGTCGATTATAACAGGAGAAGCTGTTTACTGGAGTCGCAGCCGCCAGGTGCTTTGGAGAAAGGGGGCAACAAGCGGATTCGTACAAAAAATCAAACATATGATTGTTGATGATGATCAGGATTGTTTATGGTTGCGCGTTGAAGTTGCAGGCGGGGCCAGTTGTCATGTTGGTTATCGCTCTTGCTTTTACCGTGAAATTCCAATCGGCTTGAGTGATAAGGATCTACACAAACCTTTGAAGCTGAAATTTCTTGAAACAAACAAGGTGTTTGATCCTGAACAAGTATATGGGGATGCTCCGAATCCTACAAAGCTTTAAGTTAGTACAAAATAAGAAGAAGCTTAGAAAATATTAAATTAAGAAAATAAAGCGAATATAAAAAGGAGTAAAAAATGAAAGTCGCATATATATTTCGTTCCAACATGGCATCAACCTATCAATTGGGAAAAATGATACTACCCCAACTTGAAGAAGGTTTTCACGGTGTTGAGGTTGTGGGAATGTTCTTTTTTGACGACAACACTTACGTGTTGCGCTCAGGCGATCCCGTAGGAGAGCGCTTGTCGAAGATCGCAAGAGATAAGGGTATCCTGTTGATGATGTGCGACCAGTGCGCGGTAGTTCGTAACTTGGCTGATGGTACTCTTGAACAGTGTGGTAAGGGTGAAGTAAAAGCTAAAGGAACAGTTGAAGGAGTAAGTGCAGGTTGTTTCCCTCAACTATACGAGGCCTTAAGTGGTAACCTTCCCGACCAGATCATTACTCTTTAGAACGGTGGTCCCATTAACTAATATCTTGAGGGGATTATGGATTAATATAATGAGTGTTTTGCTTTGTATTTATATAACTAGCGGCCTGATTGACCGAATTATTATTAAAACTCATTCTCTGGATACTCCTATTGGTCTTTCGGGCCGCGATATAGTTTGAGCTATAATGGGTATTGTGTCCAATGACCCCGCAATAATCGCAAGGGGTGGATAGTTGATAATTGGAATTATTGCATAAATTATTTAGTGGTGTGAATAAGAATGGATAAACAAGTTCCTGTAACAATCATTAGCGGATTTTTGGGTGCTGGCAAAACAACGCTCCTAAATCATATTCTGAATACC harbors:
- a CDS encoding nucleoside recognition domain-containing protein, with the protein product MASVVLTGLESSGKSSIFRGLTRGMRGEESNFRGSTVMVRQCYLPECECNLLDTPGIRIQSDSQTTRLAFEQVDSSDTVLIVARGTHIQSELETIFHELKENLVNKQVAIAITFEDKAPLGIYKAAEHYEETLGIPVVVLNARSLSENNRVRLIDLIQQAKKFDNILPIITAPEGIITITPQTTWFENRTLGSFLALLTLLAFFALPVMAAYYLASWLQPIVDEALITPLKTSLQGLPILIQTILIGDYGVLTLGWYSFLWAFPVVAFIGLSVGLLDETGLKDRITAALDPWLRRIGLSGRDLVPVLTGFGCNVVAVFQSRSCSSCTRNNCISMIAFGSACSYQIGASLSLFGSSGNPWLFMPYLAVLFIVSAVHTRIWYGALPEDFSSSLNERAFLQKPSWKGLFWKLRAVIEQFLFQAMPIFLVICAVAAMLQYWGVLDLLSQLVSPVTKIFMLPPDTTPAIIFSILRKDGLLVLNQGDGLLLHSLSVGQVFVLVYLASTLTACLVTLGTVYKETGAANAIRLSSRQAITSIVSALLIVIILRVF
- a CDS encoding DUF3299 domain-containing protein; its protein translation is MVRVLMIFCLIFLVALGVHYRPTQNFDYSSPANAVQTVNGLTKVNFDFLGGYRYEGEKDIPPTVKELDGKRVEIKGFMLPIDFDGAVVTSFMLMSTQAGCCFGVIPRDNEFVYAEFPKGKSTKFLIDVPLNVTGVLHIGRDTLVGGVYSMTVESVRKD
- a CDS encoding transcriptional repressor gives rise to the protein MKRGFTNLRKEILKYIEQSEQPLTAKEIYQMLQSKPNLSTVYRALDYLCKNKYVKTISFSSEGNYFYSAKMEHSHFIYCKECTEIKTFDDCFAEKIQDNVEDKFDYKITDHIFYFSGICNTCLEN
- a CDS encoding FtsX-like permease family protein is translated as IEPTNSPSDRVIWVPIDQFYQISGHVLRGAGEVYEPQPGQEIPDKHKEVSAVMLKLKTPQAGFLLDRTINKQGNVATLAWPIGRVMAELFGKLGWINKILTLVAYLVILVAAGSILSSIYNTMNERKREFAILRALGAKKNTIFTAIILESSTIATIGALFGFIVYALILGSAAIIIRQQTGVVLDVFKLDWILLLTPIFMIIIGAIAGIIPAIKAYSTDVATNLVPAS
- a CDS encoding NAD(P)/FAD-dependent oxidoreductase, coding for MKKNSYDVVIIGAGAAGIGVGALLQLLEINNFVVLERQEIGASFGMWPQEMKFISPSFPGHGFGALDLNAIVPNTSPGHVLKSEHPSGKEYQIYLRSVAKHFELPVETGIDVLSLQRHSSKRKGFTLETNQGTISSRTVIWAAGEFQYPNLNSIPGAEHCIHNSTVKSWKEYKGKDYIVIGGFESGIDAAVNLALNGNKVRVFDKEEAWNSESSDPSCSISTYTYERLRWVMDKGLITLHGNSTIKKIEKSGDGFIITNGKEKIRTKNPPVLATGFKTSLSLIRDQFEWEEKENYPLLTESDESTITPGLFLVGPNVRHDDLIFCFIYKFRQRFGVVAQEIAKRIGHKDIDTSVFDFYRDKGMLLDDLSCCGDECAC
- the hisI gene encoding phosphoribosyl-AMP cyclohydrolase; this encodes MSVLNDKLFGLRTDVEEVEEGSALAPKFDENGLIPVVTTDFNTGELLMHAYMNKEALIESIITGEAVYWSRSRQVLWRKGATSGFVQKIKHMIVDDDQDCLWLRVEVAGGASCHVGYRSCFYREIPIGLSDKDLHKPLKLKFLETNKVFDPEQVYGDAPNPTKL
- a CDS encoding SaoD/DsrE family protein, translating into MKVAYIFRSNMASTYQLGKMILPQLEEGFHGVEVVGMFFFDDNTYVLRSGDPVGERLSKIARDKGILLMMCDQCAVVRNLADGTLEQCGKGEVKAKGTVEGVSAGCFPQLYEALSGNLPDQIITL